A region from the Spiroplasma taiwanense CT-1 genome encodes:
- a CDS encoding phosphoglycerate kinase, which produces MKKTLNDIQISGKTVLVRVDFNVPLKDGVITDDNRINAALPTINYLVENNAKIVLFSHLSRIKEEADKSKKSLAPIAKRLEELAKRSVKFVAQTRGTELETSIKNLKEGDILLVENTRFEDVKDNEVVKYESKNNPELGKYWASLGDIFVNDAFGTAHRAHASNVGIALNISQSCVGFLVQKELEMLSKGIDNPEHPFVAIIGGAKVSDKIGVIDNLLTKADKIIIGGGMAYTFFKAQGHNIGKSLCEEDKVALAKQYLEKSNGKIILPVDSANNTDFKDTSGTISSIDLPDDVMGLDIGPKSIELFQSILKDAKTVAWNGPMGVFEFENFKKGTVGVCEAIANLNNSFTLIGGGDSAAAAIQLGFKDKFTHISTGGGASLEYLEGKELPGVESIQNI; this is translated from the coding sequence ATGAAAAAAACTTTAAATGATATACAAATATCTGGAAAAACAGTGCTTGTTAGAGTTGACTTTAATGTACCATTAAAGGATGGTGTTATTACAGATGACAACCGTATTAACGCTGCATTGCCAACAATTAATTACTTAGTTGAAAATAATGCAAAAATAGTATTATTTTCTCATTTAAGTAGAATAAAAGAAGAGGCAGATAAGTCAAAAAAATCTCTTGCACCAATTGCAAAGAGACTAGAAGAATTAGCAAAAAGATCAGTAAAATTTGTTGCACAAACAAGAGGAACAGAATTAGAAACTTCAATAAAAAATTTAAAAGAAGGAGATATTTTACTTGTTGAAAATACTCGTTTTGAAGATGTTAAAGATAATGAAGTTGTTAAATATGAATCAAAAAATAATCCTGAATTAGGAAAATATTGAGCAAGTTTAGGAGATATATTTGTAAATGATGCATTTGGTACTGCTCATAGAGCTCATGCTTCAAATGTTGGAATTGCACTAAATATTTCTCAAAGTTGTGTTGGATTTTTAGTTCAAAAAGAATTAGAAATGTTATCAAAAGGTATTGATAATCCAGAACATCCATTTGTAGCAATAATTGGTGGAGCAAAAGTTTCAGATAAAATTGGAGTAATTGATAATCTTTTAACAAAAGCAGACAAAATTATAATTGGGGGAGGTATGGCATATACTTTCTTTAAAGCACAAGGTCATAATATTGGAAAATCACTTTGTGAAGAAGATAAAGTTGCCTTAGCAAAACAATATCTTGAAAAATCAAATGGAAAAATAATTCTACCAGTAGATTCAGCTAATAATACTGATTTTAAAGATACTTCTGGAACAATTTCTTCTATAGATTTACCTGATGATGTAATGGGATTAGACATTGGTCCAAAATCAATTGAATTATTCCAAAGTATTTTAAAAGATGCAAAAACAGTTGCATGAAATGGTCCAATGGGAGTATTTGAATTTGAAAACTTTAAAAAAGGAACAGTTGGAGTTTGTGAAGCAATAGCAAACTTAAATAATTCATTTACTTTAATTGGAGGAGGAGACTCTGCTGCTGCTGCAATTCAATTGGGGTTTAAAGATAAATTTACACATATTTCAACAGGAGGAGGAGCT
- the gap gene encoding type I glyceraldehyde-3-phosphate dehydrogenase — protein sequence MKKIAINGFGRIGRLAFRQLFLSKEVEVVAINDLGDAKTLAYLLEFDSAHGRFMSGKIQSKDGAIIVDGKEIKILAERNAADLPWGKLGIDLVVECTGFYASKEKSQAHIDAGAKKVIISAPATGDLKTIVFGVNHKEIKANDLIVSAASCTTNCLSPIVKILDEDFGIVKGLMNTIHAVTNDQRLLDLAHEDLRRGRAAAWNIVPSKTGAAAAVGKVLPKLNGKLDGLALRVPTITGSIVDLTVELEKKVTVEEINASMKNAIKKDADLALAMDYCEQPIVSQDIVSSTFGTIFDATLTKVMEVDGKQLIKVFSWYDNENSFTSQFIRTIKYMLSL from the coding sequence ATGAAAAAAATCGCAATTAATGGTTTTGGAAGAATTGGTCGTCTAGCATTTAGACAATTATTCTTATCAAAAGAAGTAGAAGTTGTAGCAATTAACGACTTAGGAGATGCTAAAACATTAGCATACTTATTAGAATTTGATTCAGCACATGGAAGATTTATGTCTGGAAAAATTCAATCAAAAGATGGAGCTATCATAGTTGATGGAAAAGAAATTAAAATTTTGGCAGAAAGAAATGCAGCTGATTTACCATGAGGTAAATTAGGAATTGATCTTGTTGTTGAATGTACAGGTTTCTATGCATCAAAAGAAAAATCACAAGCTCATATTGATGCCGGGGCAAAAAAAGTTATTATCTCAGCACCAGCAACAGGGGATTTAAAAACAATAGTATTTGGTGTTAACCATAAGGAAATTAAAGCAAACGATCTTATTGTTTCTGCAGCATCATGTACAACAAACTGTTTATCACCAATTGTAAAAATCTTAGATGAAGATTTTGGAATTGTAAAAGGATTAATGAATACAATTCATGCAGTTACTAATGACCAACGTTTATTAGACTTAGCACACGAAGACTTACGTCGTGGACGTGCTGCTGCTTGAAACATTGTTCCAAGTAAAACAGGAGCAGCTGCAGCTGTTGGTAAAGTTTTACCAAAATTAAATGGAAAACTTGATGGTTTAGCATTACGTGTTCCAACAATTACAGGTTCAATTGTTGACTTAACAGTTGAATTAGAAAAAAAAGTTACAGTTGAAGAAATTAATGCTTCAATGAAAAATGCAATTAAAAAAGATGCAGACTTAGCTTTAGCTATGGATTACTGTGAACAACCAATCGTTTCACAAGATATAGTATCATCAACATTTGGAACAATTTTTGATGCTACTTTAACAAAAGTTATGGAAGTTGATGGAAAACAATTAATTAAAGTATTTTCATGATACGATAATGAAAATTCATTTACATCACAATTCATCCGTACAATTAAATACATGTTAAGTTTATAA
- a CDS encoding ATP-binding protein gives MKIYSVEELKLNSGLKQLIEKYQIRDSILEREKFILSRFLNEYVYCQKNENLEKCKQIIKGVQQKLIYKNNSFYISSKNCNHWIYENQDFKLFKNILFADYDEISSIKTIDEYIKSVDQNELDKSVIVFLKQFNKSFFSNSKKGFYLYGEPGIGKTYLMKMLANTYAKNDKKVIFVTVNKLIKIMKNNFNISEPMQYSKFFDTCSNVEVLILDDIGAELVSDWSRDELLFGLLNYRLENNLLTHFTSNFSIEQLQKFYLNKKIREKDQIKFDQLKTLRFTERIKGLTNSIEIQGKNKRY, from the coding sequence ATGAAAATTTACTCAGTTGAAGAACTTAAATTAAACTCGGGACTTAAACAGTTAATTGAAAAATATCAAATTAGAGACTCAATTCTTGAAAGAGAAAAGTTTATTCTTTCAAGATTTTTAAATGAATATGTATATTGTCAAAAAAATGAAAATTTAGAAAAGTGTAAGCAAATTATAAAAGGAGTTCAACAAAAATTAATTTATAAAAATAATTCTTTTTATATTTCAAGTAAAAATTGTAATCATTGAATATATGAAAATCAAGATTTTAAATTATTTAAAAATATATTATTTGCAGATTATGATGAAATATCAAGTATTAAAACAATTGATGAATACATTAAAAGTGTTGATCAAAATGAATTAGATAAATCTGTTATTGTTTTTTTAAAACAATTCAACAAAAGTTTTTTTTCCAATTCAAAAAAAGGCTTTTATTTGTATGGGGAACCTGGAATTGGTAAAACGTATTTAATGAAAATGCTTGCCAATACTTATGCAAAAAATGATAAAAAAGTTATTTTTGTTACTGTTAATAAATTAATTAAAATTATGAAAAATAATTTTAATATTTCAGAACCAATGCAATACTCTAAATTTTTTGATACATGTTCTAATGTTGAAGTATTAATATTAGATGACATTGGAGCTGAATTAGTAAGTGATTGAAGTAGAGATGAATTATTATTTGGCTTATTAAACTACAGATTAGAAAATAACTTGTTAACCCATTTTACATCAAATTTTTCAATTGAACAGTTACAAAAGTTTTATTTAAATAAAAAAATTAGAGAAAAAGATCAAATTAAATTTGATCAATTAAAAACATTAAGGTTTACAGAAAGAATTAAAGGATTAACAAATTCAATTGAAATTCAAGGTAAAAATAAAAGATATTAA
- a CDS encoding DnaD domain protein has protein sequence MSIFKYRIILKNIIDSSNNKVLTYLYQPILGLKAISIYQSLICEESIMHGFKKIEFNESRLLKLTGLSLENLKNYIRKLEAMGLIQTLVNLKTMSKVFNIFSPLDPVSFFKNNIFNNALQKKIGKDEYEFTRFIFRDEGDYSTESGYSDTSSKFLEVFDEFKNLKNNDDAKFLEAKPRRTNALLKGLDYSVLLDSLKKEKIIISDKNHEVKEIIEEVFGCYNISQFQIKEIIRKIYKPDIFSFSKSEFYSQVTNLLFDNNELDTMPVEFDSKQYIKNQTNKKIKEMETIDSKQYLLALLNITSLTNSQIEIIDTLQNKYKLRNSVINCLLEFSYFKNDKAIIANYLYKIAQTMIENNIKTADEAMHYLKIAHKKAFVKNKSQKNNYESQIQWQEASTKKTYEIKIEDNNSNEPLIWGKN, from the coding sequence ATGAGTATTTTTAAATATAGAATTATCTTAAAGAATATTATCGATAGTTCAAATAATAAAGTATTAACTTATTTATATCAACCAATTTTAGGTTTAAAAGCAATATCTATTTATCAAAGCTTGATTTGTGAAGAATCAATTATGCATGGTTTTAAAAAAATAGAATTTAATGAATCAAGACTTTTAAAACTTACAGGTTTGTCTTTGGAAAATTTAAAAAATTATATTAGAAAACTTGAAGCAATGGGTTTAATTCAAACTTTAGTTAACTTAAAAACTATGTCTAAGGTTTTTAATATTTTTTCTCCTTTAGATCCAGTTTCATTTTTTAAAAATAATATTTTTAATAATGCTTTGCAAAAAAAAATAGGAAAAGATGAATATGAATTTACTCGATTTATTTTTAGAGATGAAGGTGATTATTCAACTGAAAGCGGTTATTCAGATACGTCAAGTAAATTTTTAGAAGTATTTGATGAATTTAAAAATTTAAAAAATAATGATGATGCTAAATTTTTAGAAGCAAAACCAAGAAGAACAAATGCCTTATTAAAAGGATTAGATTATTCAGTATTGCTAGATTCACTAAAAAAAGAAAAAATTATCATTAGTGATAAAAATCACGAAGTGAAAGAAATAATTGAAGAAGTTTTTGGATGTTATAATATAAGTCAATTTCAAATTAAGGAGATAATTAGAAAAATATATAAGCCGGATATTTTTTCATTTTCTAAGTCTGAATTTTACAGTCAGGTTACAAATTTGTTATTTGATAATAATGAACTTGACACTATGCCTGTGGAATTTGATAGTAAACAATATATTAAAAACCAAACAAATAAAAAGATAAAAGAAATGGAAACAATTGATAGTAAACAATATTTACTTGCTTTACTAAATATTACAAGTTTAACAAATTCGCAAATAGAAATTATAGATACTCTACAAAATAAATATAAACTTAGAAATAGTGTAATAAATTGTCTTTTGGAATTTTCTTATTTTAAAAATGATAAAGCAATAATCGCAAATTATCTTTATAAAATTGCACAAACAATGATTGAAAATAATATTAAAACAGCAGATGAAGCAATGCACTACTTAAAAATTGCACATAAAAAAGCTTTTGTAAAAAATAAATCACAAAAAAATAATTATGAATCACAAATTCAATGACAAGAAGCTTCAACAAAAAAAACATATGAAATAAAAATTGAAGATAACAATTCAAATGAACCTCTAATTTGAGGGAAAAATTAA
- the mutM gene encoding DNA-formamidopyrimidine glycosylase, with protein sequence MPELPEVETVVRSLNKRIKGLTIKNVKITYPNLIKTNIEIKDFENILKERKIDNITRIAKHIIFHFQDKVLISHLRMEGKWFIYENLIFLNQKHIEAIFELSNNSFLVYHDTRKFGTFHLQNFDGYLQQNPINKVGPEPFQKDIDGQYFFNVMSKSSKYIKTVLLDQTKISGIGNIYADEILFHSKIHPESRALNLNLENYEKIFEASVKVLNRSIELGGSTIDTYQPEQGIDGKFQNELKVHTRKGKKCYDCKTIIDKIKVNGRGTYFCSNCQFLF encoded by the coding sequence ATGCCAGAATTACCAGAAGTTGAAACTGTTGTTAGATCTTTAAATAAAAGAATTAAAGGTTTAACAATTAAAAATGTAAAAATTACATATCCAAATTTAATTAAGACTAATATTGAAATTAAGGATTTTGAAAATATTTTAAAAGAAAGAAAAATTGATAATATTACTAGAATTGCAAAACATATTATTTTTCATTTTCAAGATAAAGTATTAATAAGTCATTTAAGAATGGAAGGTAAATGATTTATTTACGAAAATCTTATTTTTTTAAATCAAAAACACATTGAAGCTATTTTTGAATTAAGTAATAATTCTTTTTTGGTATATCATGACACTCGAAAATTTGGAACTTTTCATTTGCAAAATTTTGATGGATATTTGCAACAAAATCCAATAAATAAAGTTGGTCCCGAACCTTTTCAAAAAGATATTGATGGTCAATACTTTTTTAATGTTATGTCTAAATCAAGTAAATATATAAAAACTGTTTTATTAGATCAAACAAAAATTTCAGGAATTGGTAATATATATGCTGATGAAATACTATTTCACTCAAAAATTCATCCAGAATCAAGAGCTTTAAATTTAAATTTAGAAAATTATGAAAAAATTTTTGAAGCATCTGTAAAAGTTTTAAATAGGTCTATAGAATTAGGGGGCTCAACTATTGATACCTATCAACCAGAACAAGGAATTGATGGAAAATTTCAAAATGAGTTAAAAGTTCATACTAGAAAAGGTAAAAAATGTTATGATTGTAAAACTATTATTGATAAAATCAAAGTTAATGGAAGAGGTACATATTTTTGCTCAAATTGCCAATTTTTGTTTTAA
- the polA gene encoding DNA polymerase I, translated as MAKKYLLVDGNALIFRAFFSSFGRATLTTKSGIPTNAVYSFINMLMNIALKNDYFDIKIAFDKGKKTFRHDKLEDYKGKRQKTPIELIEQFPIVREFLTSAKIDWYELDFYEADDIIGTLTRIIENKDNEAIVHILTSDQDMYQLISDNTFVLSPQTGTSDISIIDKQKLFEKWGIKPEQVIDYKGLRGDTSDNIKGVAGIGEKTAKELLQQFNSLEDIYDNIDKITGAKQQKLVADKKNAFLSKEIATIVSDIEIENLNFRQYSFDYEGMKKFFVKYEMNSLIKKFASNQQDLEPEKIVFKVLKKWDQNFQDAINWIYLETFQENYHLGDAIGISISNSKGNFYYELNLTDEINIFNWNEVFIDEEFQNFLSNSIFKTYDLKKTIVTLTKMGYKINETNFTYDMMLGCYIINSNVKSNFESHVALINSTIEIKTFDEVFGKGVKKTKLIDQKIKHEFLIQKVLLIKELEQKVINILIENKQYELYEKIELPFSKVLLKMELEGILIDKTELDIQTKNILELLINLENEIKNDLNDYISQDFNLASPKQLKELLYLNLKLPDYNKGSTDKETLELLEDKHPVISKIISFRKYSKLYSTYLKGFEKFIHSDNKVHTIFNQTLTNTGRLSSSYPNIQNISVRDEEQKNVRKIFISQKGYSFFSFDYSQIELRVLGDIVNEDKLIEIFSLKRDIHSEAARSIFNLKEDEKVNPEQRRVAKVFNFGILYGLSDFGLAKDLKIPIFEAKSYIKSYYEAFPKILDFKRIVTEFAYQNSYVETMANRRRYIYELKNSNYMVKQFGERAAVNAPIQGTAADILKVAMIDIENYFKENNFDSKMVAQIHDEVIILVSDNEAEEIKKNVIEIMQNSYNNLLKIVNKNRVAKIDLEINFSKGKSWFELK; from the coding sequence ATGGCAAAAAAATATTTATTAGTTGATGGAAATGCACTTATCTTTAGAGCTTTTTTTAGTTCTTTTGGTAGAGCAACCTTAACAACAAAAAGTGGAATTCCAACAAATGCAGTGTATTCTTTTATAAATATGCTAATGAATATAGCATTAAAAAATGATTACTTTGATATAAAAATTGCATTTGATAAAGGAAAAAAAACCTTTAGACATGACAAATTAGAAGACTATAAAGGAAAAAGACAGAAAACTCCTATTGAATTAATAGAGCAGTTTCCTATTGTTAGGGAATTTTTAACATCTGCAAAAATAGATTGATATGAACTTGATTTTTATGAAGCAGATGACATTATAGGTACTTTAACAAGGATTATTGAAAATAAAGATAATGAAGCTATTGTTCACATTTTAACAAGTGATCAAGATATGTATCAACTTATATCAGATAATACATTTGTTTTATCTCCTCAAACAGGTACAAGTGATATTTCAATAATTGATAAGCAAAAACTTTTTGAAAAATGGGGGATAAAACCCGAACAAGTTATTGACTATAAGGGTTTAAGAGGAGATACATCTGATAATATTAAAGGAGTTGCAGGAATTGGAGAAAAAACTGCAAAAGAATTGCTACAACAATTTAATTCCCTTGAAGATATTTATGATAATATTGATAAAATCACTGGTGCAAAACAGCAAAAATTAGTAGCTGATAAAAAAAATGCTTTTTTGTCAAAAGAAATTGCAACAATTGTTTCTGATATTGAAATTGAAAATTTAAATTTTAGACAATATAGTTTTGATTATGAAGGTATGAAAAAATTTTTTGTAAAATATGAAATGAATTCTTTAATAAAAAAATTTGCTTCTAATCAACAAGACTTAGAACCAGAAAAAATTGTTTTTAAAGTTTTGAAAAAATGAGATCAAAACTTTCAAGATGCAATTAATTGAATTTATTTAGAAACTTTTCAAGAAAACTATCACTTGGGTGATGCTATAGGAATTTCAATTTCAAATAGTAAAGGTAACTTTTATTATGAATTAAATTTAACAGATGAAATAAATATTTTTAATTGAAATGAGGTTTTTATTGATGAAGAATTTCAAAACTTTCTTTCTAATTCAATATTTAAAACTTATGACTTAAAAAAAACAATTGTCACACTTACAAAAATGGGATATAAAATAAATGAAACTAATTTTACTTATGATATGATGCTTGGATGTTATATTATAAATTCTAATGTGAAATCAAATTTTGAATCTCATGTCGCTTTAATTAATTCAACTATTGAAATAAAAACATTTGATGAAGTATTTGGAAAAGGTGTAAAAAAAACAAAGTTAATTGATCAAAAAATAAAACATGAATTTTTAATTCAAAAAGTTCTTCTTATAAAAGAATTAGAACAAAAAGTAATAAATATTTTAATTGAAAATAAGCAATATGAATTATATGAAAAAATTGAATTGCCATTTTCAAAAGTTTTATTAAAAATGGAATTAGAAGGTATTTTAATTGATAAAACAGAATTAGATATTCAAACTAAAAATATTTTAGAGTTACTTATAAATTTAGAGAATGAAATTAAAAATGATTTAAATGATTATATCTCCCAAGACTTTAATTTAGCTTCGCCAAAACAATTAAAAGAACTTTTATATTTAAATTTAAAATTACCAGATTATAATAAAGGAAGCACAGATAAAGAAACATTAGAATTACTAGAAGATAAGCATCCTGTTATTTCTAAAATTATATCTTTTAGAAAATATAGTAAACTATATTCAACGTATTTAAAAGGATTTGAAAAATTTATTCATTCTGATAATAAAGTTCATACAATTTTTAATCAGACTCTTACAAATACAGGAAGATTAAGTTCAAGTTATCCAAATATTCAAAATATTTCTGTAAGAGATGAAGAACAAAAAAATGTTAGAAAAATATTTATATCTCAAAAAGGATATAGTTTTTTTAGCTTTGATTATTCTCAAATAGAATTAAGAGTTCTTGGTGATATAGTTAATGAAGATAAATTAATTGAAATTTTTAGTTTAAAAAGAGATATTCATTCTGAAGCTGCAAGAAGTATTTTTAATTTAAAAGAAGATGAAAAAGTTAATCCAGAACAAAGGAGAGTAGCAAAAGTATTTAATTTTGGTATTTTATATGGTTTAAGCGATTTTGGGCTTGCCAAAGACCTTAAAATACCAATTTTTGAAGCAAAATCTTATATAAAATCATATTATGAAGCCTTTCCAAAAATATTAGATTTTAAAAGAATAGTTACTGAATTTGCATATCAAAATAGTTATGTGGAGACAATGGCTAATAGGAGAAGATATATTTATGAATTAAAAAATTCAAATTATATGGTAAAACAGTTTGGGGAAAGAGCAGCTGTTAATGCTCCAATTCAAGGTACAGCAGCAGATATTTTAAAAGTAGCTATGATTGACATTGAAAACTATTTTAAAGAAAACAATTTCGATTCAAAAATGGTTGCTCAAATTCACGATGAGGTTATTATTTTAGTTAGTGATAATGAAGCAGAGGAAATTAAAAAAAATGTAATTGAAATTATGCAAAATTCATACAATAATTTGTTAAAGATAGTAAATAAAAATAGAGTTGCAAAAATTGATTTAGAAATTAATTTTTCAAAAGGAAAAAGTTGATTTGAATTAAAATAG
- the dnaE gene encoding DNA polymerase III subunit alpha: MEYANLVNIQSCYNFLNSTIKLEDYINFIKNNNFNFAFYSDKNTMYGAAEFSELAKNNNIKPIIGLNFQLSFGNVILFAKNNSGFKKLSFFSSFLSKNETNNISELEDIFWKEINDDLIIISIFSIENVDKYLEQFYKKIKEDSFFIGIDNINYVFFNKYKNVVFAQEINFLYENEYVAFKSLIAIKQGKLLNELETINKNYFFKKQKVEKYINLNLHIDNISKIVEQIDEEVIFDNKKHFLKYPNAKKMPSTSYLKIICVDFLQEYLSKYSNLDSQIYLKRLHLELNVIEKMGFEDYFLIVHDMVEEANRLKILYGPGRGSAAGSLVAFLLKITKLDPIKWDLIFERFLNIDRVTMPDIDIDFQDDRREEILEYLFNKYGKDHFATITTFQTIGIKNALRDCGRIFDIPLEDINHMTKQINEKNVKDLQLALKDSEILKKYKEKYPQVFDISEKIIGLPRQTGTHAAGVVFCDVLMHEVVPTKIGINGISQTQFSMNFLENIGLIKTDILGLRNLSIIQEIIKNIKISRKIDLNLEDIQLNDKKTFSLLAQGDTSGIFQLESAGMTDVLIQMKVNSVEDIALTSALYRPGPQENIPLFIKRRNDQNHDYSIDKNLIDILKTTHGIIVYQEQILKMLQRVALMSLSRADIVRRAIGKKDYELMKKFKNEFIDAAIKNGYSENKANELWTYIEKFASYGFNKSHAIAYSIISYWLAYLKANYKEIFYCSLLNGSIRNEVKTMQYLNEVKASGFLVNPPTIKNPNSLYIYHNNMINIPLSVIKHIGPEFLRNLKTLFKKNKNAFNNILELISNIKDKGLTSQKYIALVYSGAFDFYGFSRRDLIEYQEQIFNLSASFKYLKVKDLVLDLQQKKDKPEEIVSYEKEYLGFFVSAHPLSIIRKKIVHKEKLKTLNSVKVDGLVVDVLINIENIITKRDKNGNEMCFIEILDETGNMIVTIFSSLYEKIKTKLNIGKNLIIKIKTQTFNSKTTAVLIDIIKEI, encoded by the coding sequence ATGGAATATGCTAATTTAGTTAATATACAAAGTTGCTATAATTTTTTAAATTCTACAATTAAATTAGAAGATTATATTAATTTTATTAAAAATAATAACTTTAATTTTGCTTTTTATTCTGATAAAAATACAATGTATGGAGCAGCTGAGTTTAGTGAGTTGGCAAAAAACAACAATATTAAACCAATTATTGGTTTAAACTTTCAATTATCATTTGGAAATGTAATTCTATTTGCTAAAAATAATAGCGGCTTTAAAAAATTAAGTTTTTTTAGTTCTTTTTTGTCTAAAAATGAAACAAATAATATTTCTGAACTTGAAGATATTTTTTGAAAAGAGATAAATGATGATTTAATAATTATTTCAATTTTTTCAATAGAAAATGTTGATAAATACTTAGAACAATTTTATAAAAAAATTAAAGAAGATAGTTTTTTTATTGGGATAGATAATATAAATTACGTATTTTTTAATAAATACAAGAATGTAGTTTTTGCACAAGAAATTAATTTTTTATATGAAAATGAATATGTGGCTTTTAAAAGTTTAATTGCAATAAAACAAGGAAAACTTTTAAATGAATTGGAAACTATAAATAAAAATTACTTTTTTAAAAAACAAAAAGTTGAAAAATATATTAATTTAAATTTGCATATTGATAATATTTCAAAAATAGTAGAACAAATTGATGAAGAAGTAATTTTTGATAATAAAAAACATTTTTTAAAATATCCAAATGCTAAAAAAATGCCTTCAACATCTTATTTGAAAATTATATGTGTAGATTTTTTACAAGAATATTTATCAAAATATTCAAATTTAGATTCACAAATTTATCTGAAAAGATTACATTTAGAATTAAATGTTATTGAAAAAATGGGTTTTGAAGATTACTTTTTAATAGTCCATGATATGGTTGAAGAAGCAAATAGACTAAAAATTTTATATGGACCAGGTAGAGGTTCAGCGGCAGGAAGTTTAGTTGCTTTTTTACTAAAAATAACAAAATTAGATCCAATTAAATGAGATTTGATTTTTGAAAGATTTTTAAATATAGATAGAGTAACAATGCCTGATATTGATATAGATTTTCAAGATGATAGAAGAGAAGAAATTTTGGAGTATCTATTTAATAAATATGGAAAAGACCATTTTGCAACAATTACAACATTTCAAACAATTGGTATAAAAAATGCTTTAAGAGATTGTGGTAGAATTTTTGATATTCCTTTAGAAGATATAAATCATATGACAAAACAAATTAATGAAAAAAATGTAAAAGACTTACAATTAGCTTTAAAGGATAGCGAGATTTTAAAAAAATATAAAGAGAAATACCCACAAGTTTTTGATATTTCTGAAAAAATTATAGGACTACCAAGACAGACAGGAACACATGCTGCTGGTGTGGTTTTTTGTGATGTTTTAATGCATGAAGTAGTACCAACAAAAATTGGAATTAATGGTATTTCTCAAACACAATTTTCAATGAATTTTTTGGAAAACATTGGTTTAATTAAAACAGATATTTTAGGACTTAGAAATTTATCAATAATTCAAGAAATTATTAAGAATATAAAAATTTCAAGAAAAATTGATTTGAATCTTGAAGATATACAATTAAATGATAAGAAAACATTTAGTTTACTTGCTCAAGGAGATACAAGCGGAATTTTTCAATTGGAATCTGCAGGAATGACAGATGTTCTAATTCAAATGAAAGTTAACTCAGTTGAAGATATTGCATTAACAAGTGCACTTTATAGACCAGGGCCACAGGAAAACATCCCATTATTTATTAAAAGAAGAAATGACCAGAATCATGATTATTCAATTGATAAAAATTTAATTGATATTTTAAAAACAACACATGGAATTATTGTTTATCAAGAACAGATTTTGAAAATGCTGCAAAGAGTAGCTTTAATGAGTTTGAGTAGAGCAGATATTGTTAGAAGAGCAATTGGTAAAAAAGATTATGAATTAATGAAAAAATTTAAAAATGAATTTATTGATGCTGCAATAAAAAACGGTTATTCTGAAAATAAGGCAAATGAATTATGAACGTATATTGAAAAATTTGCTTCATATGGTTTTAATAAGTCTCATGCAATAGCTTATTCAATAATTAGTTATTGACTTGCATATTTAAAAGCAAATTATAAAGAAATATTTTATTGTTCATTACTTAATGGATCAATTAGAAATGAAGTTAAAACTATGCAGTATTTAAATGAAGTAAAAGCTTCAGGTTTTTTAGTTAATCCTCCAACTATAAAAAACCCAAATAGTTTATATATTTATCATAATAATATGATAAATATTCCATTATCAGTAATAAAACACATTGGTCCTGAATTTTTACGAAATTTAAAAACTTTATTTAAGAAAAATAAAAATGCTTTTAATAATATTTTAGAATTAATTTCAAATATAAAGGATAAAGGATTAACATCCCAAAAATATATTGCGTTAGTTTATTCTGGAGCATTTGATTTCTATGGTTTTTCTAGAAGAGATTTAATAGAATATCAAGAACAAATATTTAATTTAAGTGCAAGTTTTAAATATTTAAAAGTTAAGGATTTAGTTTTAGATTTACAACAAAAAAAAGATAAACCTGAAGAAATTGTTAGTTATGAAAAGGAATATTTAGGTTTCTTTGTGTCAGCTCACCCTTTATCAATAATTAGAAAAAAAATTGTGCATAAAGAAAAATTAAAAACACTAAATTCAGTGAAAGTAGATGGTTTAGTTGTTGATGTTTTGATTAATATAGAAAACATAATTACAAAAAGGGACAAAAACGGTAACGAAATGTGTTTTATTGAAATATTAGATGAAACAGGAAATATGATTGTTACAATATTTTCTTCATTATATGAAAAAATAAAAACAAAGTTAAATATTGGAAAAAATTTAATTATAAAAATAAAAACGCAAACTTTTAATAGTAAGACAACTGCAGTGCTTATTGACATAATTAAAGAAATATAA